In Acidimicrobiia bacterium, the DNA window CGGGTCGTTGTCGACCGGGTCGGCGTCGACCTCGACGGGGTCCGCCGTCTCCTCGGGAAGCGTCTGGTCGCCCATGTGACCCAATGGTATCGGTCGCGACGCGCAACAGGACGGGGCCCCTACCTCAACGGGAGAGGCCTCTCCTCGTCGAGGAGAGGCGCTACTTGACGGGTGCGGCGCCTTCGCCGGTATCGTCGCACGTCGATGGAGACCGCGTTCGCGACGCTGGCGGCGGTCGTCGCCTCGGGATTCGCCCTCGACTTGTGGCGAAGCCACCTGGCGCGGCCGCGTCCGCACGCCGCCGCCTGGGCGGCGGGCGTGACGTTGTACGCCCTCGCCTCCTCGGCCCTGGCATTCGGCCTGGCGTTCGGATGGTCCGACACCAGCTTCAGGGTGTTCTACGTGTTCGGGGCCGTCGCCAACATCCCGGTCCTCGCCCTCGGCTCGATGTACCTGGTGGTCGGGCCGAAGGCGGGCCGTCGCATGCTGCTGGTGCTCATCTGGTTCTTGGGTGCCGCAGTGTGGGTCGTGCTCGCCGCGGTGCCGGTGACACCGGTGGCCGAGGTCGGCGTGCCCGAGGGCTCCGAGGTCTTCGATTCGCCGCTCACGGAGATCTCGGGTGGCGCCATGCTCCCGAGCCCCCGGATATTCGCCGCGGTAGCGGGCGGGGTCGGAACGCTGCTCATCGTCGGGCTCGCCATCGCATCGACCGTCAGGGCCCGGGCGATGCGGTCGGTGGTGGTCGGAAACCTGCTGATCGTGGCGGGCACGGTCGTCCCCGCCGTCGGGGGATCGCTCACGGCGCTCGGCGAAGGAGGTGGCTTCGCCGCCTCGCTCCTCGGGGGGGCGGTGCTCCTCTGGGCGGGCTTCCGCGTGGCGTCGACGCGGCGGAGTAGTGCGACGATGGGAGCAGAATGACACGACCCAAGAGGAAGCCGAAGCAGCCAGTGGCACCGCCGAACCGACGCGAGATGTGGACCGGCATCGCCTTCGCCGCCGCCAGCCTCGCCGCCATCGCCACTGCCGTGCTGGGAGAGCGCGTCGTGTCGGATGCCCGCCCCGGTATCGGCCGACTCCAGTGGATCGCCTTCGCGATCGCCCTCGGGTGCGGCGTGGTCGCCGCCTTCATGCTCGTCCGATACCGTCCGTGGCCTGTGAGGGTGGAGAGCGCATTCGAGAGCCTCGGGTTCGGGGTGGGCCTCGCCGCCGCAGGAGGAGTCGTCGCGGTGTTCGGGGGGCTCGCCGACGGTATCGGTGTCGGTAGCGGCGACTTCGGTGTTCTCCAGGCGGCGGTCGTGACGTTCGGCCTCGTGGTCGCAGCCTTCGGAGCCGCGGTCATCGCCACCGCCCGCAGGCTCGGCTGAACGGTCGCGTGATGGCACTGCGCCTCAGTGAGGAACCACGGCGCGCCTCGGGACGACCTTGCGCTCCGCCCGGTCGGTCCACATGACGCCGGCGAGTATCAGGAGGCCGCCGATCGCGATCCCGGCCTCGAGCCGCTCGTCGATGAGGACGATGCCGGTCACGAGGGCGACAAACGGCACGAGATAGCCGATGAGGCTCGCTCGCGTCGTCGAGACGTGTCGCAGGAGCCAGTAGAACAGCAGGAACGGCACCACGCTGCCCATCAACACGAGGTATCCCAAGAGGACCATGGCCCAGGTGGTCGGCACGGCAGGCGTCCCTTCGACGAACAGTGTCACGACGGTGAGCCACACGAACGCCAGGGCGCTCTGGATGCCGGTGATCTCGAGCACGCCGTAGTGGTGCGACTGATGCTTGGCGATGATGCCGGACACCGAGATCGAGACGACCGCCACGATGCCGAGCCCGAAGGCGAGAACCGGTCTGCCTCCTTCGGCCAATCCGCTGTCGCCCGAGAGCAGCATCACGCCGACCCCGGCGAGCGCGATGAGCAAACCGAGCGCTTTGCCGGCCGACATCGGCTCGTCGGGGAGGGCGAAATGGGCGATCGTCGCCGTGCCGAGCGGGAACAGCGCCGCCAGGAGGCCGACGAAACCGGCAGAGGCGTTCTGGTACGCCA includes these proteins:
- a CDS encoding DMT family transporter; amino-acid sequence: MSSRVWAAIAAAAVGFGTSGVATRAALNAGVPPYTLVTVRALGGALVVLAILVAMRRPVPLDRATWRNGLTFSVFQIALPYVLFTLAYQNASAGFVGLLAALFPLGTATIAHFALPDEPMSAGKALGLLIALAGVGVMLLSGDSGLAEGGRPVLAFGLGIVAVVSISVSGIIAKHQSHHYGVLEITGIQSALAFVWLTVVTLFVEGTPAVPTTWAMVLLGYLVLMGSVVPFLLFYWLLRHVSTTRASLIGYLVPFVALVTGIVLIDERLEAGIAIGGLLILAGVMWTDRAERKVVPRRAVVPH